A region of uncultured Desulfobacter sp. DNA encodes the following proteins:
- a CDS encoding tetratricopeptide repeat protein, producing MTRLLRACLVSILLVFSENAPLWAGQNEDPLPFAAGICANKIVGLMEKKSYADAVRHIEAFQAKAETVEPDTADKKGYTHYYLDFLLGNCCMMMEKQGIGYVKKAASAYEQAVKKYDGFYQAWVNLGQCRYTLKQMDKAALSFIRAYDTAPEKKGVYLYQAAASYYFNADYQNAFDTFNRLQKNHPAEVTLDRTEVLVNILFSLKKNRQALPYLKELAEKSTIEKKKTWQEVLLYQYMELGMDKQALDYACTLTCQEPEEPKWWRALAHIHLDKNRLEKGLEAFMVYSFTTPLSASETKLLADLYAGCNIPLEAARVYEAWLEKIQKDPTDPTDVKGKKMTDRFLAIAQAYLQGRDYETALKWADTGLSQGCDARLLAFKADLLFRGKKYKPAYSAYKELADRGNSPGRSWLMAGYAALSSENPEQAKQAFSRACKYPKEKPTALVVLKQIQVRQAEEEL from the coding sequence ATGACCAGATTATTGCGGGCTTGTCTTGTGTCAATTTTATTGGTTTTTTCTGAGAATGCACCTTTGTGGGCCGGCCAGAATGAAGATCCGCTTCCGTTTGCCGCTGGAATCTGTGCAAACAAAATTGTGGGGCTCATGGAAAAGAAAAGCTATGCCGATGCTGTCCGGCACATTGAAGCCTTCCAGGCCAAGGCAGAAACCGTTGAGCCTGATACGGCAGACAAAAAGGGCTACACCCACTATTACCTGGATTTTCTTCTGGGCAACTGCTGCATGATGATGGAAAAACAAGGGATCGGCTATGTGAAAAAAGCAGCGTCGGCCTATGAACAGGCCGTTAAAAAATATGACGGGTTTTACCAGGCATGGGTGAACCTGGGCCAGTGCCGGTATACCCTTAAACAGATGGATAAAGCTGCCCTGTCCTTTATCCGGGCCTATGATACTGCCCCGGAAAAAAAGGGAGTATACCTTTATCAGGCAGCGGCATCTTATTATTTTAACGCCGATTATCAGAACGCCTTTGATACCTTTAACAGGCTGCAGAAAAACCATCCTGCCGAAGTGACCCTTGACAGAACAGAGGTGCTGGTCAACATTCTTTTTTCTTTGAAAAAAAACCGGCAGGCCCTGCCCTATCTTAAAGAACTGGCTGAAAAATCCACGATAGAGAAAAAAAAGACATGGCAGGAGGTGCTGCTGTACCAGTACATGGAACTTGGCATGGATAAACAGGCCCTGGACTATGCCTGCACACTGACCTGTCAGGAACCCGAAGAACCTAAGTGGTGGCGGGCCTTAGCACATATCCATCTTGATAAAAACCGCCTTGAAAAAGGGCTTGAGGCGTTCATGGTTTACAGTTTCACCACGCCCTTGTCCGCATCCGAAACCAAACTTCTGGCTGATCTGTACGCCGGGTGCAATATTCCCCTGGAAGCGGCCAGGGTGTATGAAGCATGGCTGGAAAAGATTCAGAAAGACCCGACAGATCCAACCGATGTCAAAGGAAAAAAAATGACAGACCGCTTCCTTGCCATAGCCCAGGCCTACCTGCAGGGCAGGGATTACGAGACAGCCCTCAAGTGGGCAGACACAGGCCTTTCCCAGGGATGTGATGCAAGGCTTTTAGCCTTTAAGGCGGACCTGCTGTTCCGGGGGAAAAAATACAAACCAGCATATAGCGCATACAAGGAGCTGGCCGATCGCGGCAATTCCCCGGGCCGGTCCTGGCTCATGGCCGGATATGCAGCCCTGAGCAGCGAGAATCCGGAACAGGCAAAACAGGCTTTTTCCCGGGCCTGTAAATATCCCAAGGAAAAGCCGACAGCCCTGGTTGTCCTCAAACAAATTCAGGTAAGGCAGGCAGAAGAAGAACTTTAA
- a CDS encoding TetR/AcrR family transcriptional regulator — MNTPLIKMNKQKRFKGLDKSLRKQVIIETAAKLFHQKGYRSATLDDVAKALGVTKPALYHYVSSKEEVLSEIYLQALESFFDTIYEINEMDLSPPEKMRLFIHRHLKTVVIQNLTMFTVFFSEENQLPKTDFDKIHKEKLKFTKVVTSIIEDGITQGYFRKVNSKLYANAVIGMCNWLYRWYSPENSTFSADEIIEQFTGLIEGGLLKSHHRDTLNASNQKDEEKQTIISELKVNLKNMNRLIGKLDS, encoded by the coding sequence GTGAACACACCATTAATAAAAATGAATAAACAAAAGCGTTTCAAAGGTCTTGATAAAAGCCTTCGAAAACAGGTGATCATAGAGACTGCCGCCAAACTGTTTCACCAAAAAGGATATCGATCGGCAACCCTTGATGACGTTGCCAAAGCGCTGGGAGTGACCAAACCGGCACTTTATCACTATGTCTCTTCAAAGGAAGAGGTCTTGTCCGAGATTTATCTTCAAGCGCTGGAGAGCTTTTTTGATACGATTTATGAAATCAATGAAATGGATCTATCTCCTCCTGAAAAAATGAGGCTCTTTATTCACCGGCATCTCAAGACCGTCGTTATTCAGAATTTAACCATGTTCACGGTATTTTTCAGTGAAGAGAATCAATTGCCCAAAACAGATTTTGACAAAATCCATAAAGAAAAACTAAAATTTACCAAAGTTGTCACCTCCATTATCGAAGATGGTATAACTCAAGGATACTTTCGGAAAGTCAATTCCAAGCTGTACGCCAATGCCGTCATTGGCATGTGTAATTGGTTATACCGGTGGTATTCGCCTGAAAACAGCACTTTTTCAGCGGATGAGATTATTGAGCAGTTCACAGGTCTGATAGAGGGCGGGTTGTTGAAATCTCACCATCGGGATACCCTCAACGCTTCAAATCAAAAAGATGAAGAAAAACAGACGATTATATCAGAATTAAAGGTCAATCTTAAAAATATGAATCGTTTGATCGGCAAGCTGGACAGCTAG
- a CDS encoding FAD-dependent oxidoreductase: protein MTIKNRLLMSAMSINFGVDENCHVTDQLIEYFVERAKGGVGMMLVGGGGVHPSGQELPDLPEIYTDSCIPSLKKMVERIKPYDVKFGVQLMHGGRQSYLPEKVAPSAIPAPAVVKGEVRALGIEEIHELAVCFGESARRCREAGFDFIEIHAAHGYLINQFFAPNSNIRTDEYGGSFENRTRFLFEILDEIKKRAGDDFPIGVRINGNDYIENGWELKDTLKLAPEIEKAGTAYLHVSGGVYGSTELTIPSMYTPHGCFVHMAEAVKKRVTIPVITVGRIKKPEHANQIIEEGKADMVALGRSIIADPHYPNKAKAGNFSQIRPCVGCCLGCIHAVLAKEPGGCVVNPDVGREYKLSQDPLPTSKKKVLVVGAGPSGMAAARLFAIRGHETRICEKESNSGGLLQLAAKAPGRGELGDILNFFHEELNRLGIEIQYNTPLSHELIRKLSPDLVILATGSLPEMPMIKGLFQSDMAVVTNVDLLKGNEAAGDRVIVLGGGMTGLVTADFLADQGKEVVVLNRKKSFAEEMSSNDRYYLRERLNLNNVVLYKNVSIQSFTSNGVEFKTQGEKMGLAGFDTVVLSEKHQSIQDLKKFEKDSRASFHLIGDAKTPRHLMYCISEAEEIARSI from the coding sequence ATGACCATAAAAAACAGACTGCTCATGTCTGCCATGAGTATCAATTTCGGAGTCGATGAAAACTGTCATGTAACGGATCAACTCATCGAATATTTTGTGGAACGGGCAAAAGGCGGTGTCGGAATGATGCTGGTAGGGGGGGGAGGTGTTCATCCGAGCGGTCAGGAGCTACCTGATCTGCCTGAAATTTATACCGATTCCTGTATTCCCTCTTTGAAAAAGATGGTGGAGAGAATCAAGCCCTATGATGTGAAATTCGGAGTTCAGCTGATGCATGGCGGGCGTCAATCCTATCTGCCGGAAAAAGTGGCCCCTTCGGCCATTCCTGCCCCTGCGGTGGTTAAGGGAGAGGTTCGTGCACTTGGCATTGAAGAGATTCATGAACTGGCAGTCTGTTTTGGAGAATCGGCCCGGCGCTGCCGGGAAGCGGGATTTGATTTCATTGAAATCCACGCTGCCCATGGGTATCTCATCAACCAGTTTTTCGCTCCCAACTCAAATATCCGGACGGATGAGTATGGCGGATCATTTGAAAACCGAACCCGTTTTCTGTTTGAGATTCTGGATGAGATTAAAAAAAGGGCCGGCGATGATTTTCCCATTGGCGTTCGCATTAACGGCAATGATTACATTGAAAACGGTTGGGAACTGAAAGACACCCTTAAGCTGGCCCCGGAAATTGAAAAGGCGGGGACGGCATACCTGCATGTTTCAGGCGGTGTGTACGGTTCCACCGAGTTGACCATCCCATCCATGTATACGCCGCATGGCTGCTTCGTTCACATGGCGGAAGCTGTTAAAAAGCGGGTGACGATCCCTGTAATCACCGTGGGACGGATTAAAAAACCGGAGCATGCCAATCAGATCATTGAGGAAGGAAAGGCAGATATGGTCGCCCTCGGCCGCTCCATAATCGCCGACCCACACTACCCCAATAAAGCCAAAGCGGGTAATTTTTCACAAATCCGGCCTTGTGTGGGATGCTGCCTTGGTTGCATTCATGCCGTTCTTGCCAAGGAACCGGGGGGATGTGTCGTCAATCCCGATGTGGGCCGGGAGTATAAACTGAGTCAGGACCCTTTGCCGACGTCAAAGAAAAAAGTTCTAGTGGTGGGAGCCGGGCCTTCCGGAATGGCCGCAGCAAGACTTTTTGCCATTCGCGGTCATGAAACCCGGATTTGCGAAAAGGAATCAAATAGTGGCGGGCTTCTCCAGCTTGCGGCAAAAGCTCCGGGACGGGGGGAACTTGGTGACATTCTCAATTTTTTCCACGAAGAGCTAAACCGCCTGGGAATTGAAATTCAATATAATACGCCCCTGTCCCATGAATTGATCCGGAAGTTATCTCCGGACCTGGTCATCCTTGCCACCGGATCCCTGCCGGAGATGCCCATGATCAAAGGGCTGTTTCAATCGGACATGGCAGTTGTCACCAATGTGGATCTTCTCAAGGGGAACGAGGCTGCCGGAGACCGGGTCATTGTCCTCGGGGGGGGGATGACCGGGCTGGTTACAGCCGATTTTCTAGCTGATCAGGGTAAGGAGGTGGTGGTTTTGAACCGTAAAAAGAGTTTTGCCGAGGAGATGTCCTCCAATGATCGCTATTATCTTCGGGAACGGCTGAATTTAAACAATGTCGTTCTTTATAAAAATGTCAGTATTCAATCTTTTACATCTAATGGCGTTGAATTCAAAACCCAAGGAGAGAAGATGGGCTTGGCGGGGTTTGATACCGTGGTGCTCTCTGAAAAACATCAATCCATTCAGGACCTAAAAAAGTTCGAAAAAGACAGCCGGGCCAGTTTCCATCTCATTGGAGATGCCAAAACACCGCGGCATCTGATGTACTGTATCAGCGAAGCCGAAGAGATCGCCAGATCAATCTAA